The proteins below are encoded in one region of Arthrobacter sp. CJ23:
- the nudC gene encoding NAD(+) diphosphatase, with product MSYTESPAPANHLTDTVLPVPPARVDRGSGERMKPGMVEELIASGSAKAMVLSQKNALVTRDGLWFGDAAPLLEELQATGAGNVTAIYLGRTLGPSSLAEGTQVLLYVADQLPAAGAAGIPSGVHAAGFRDVAAQLAATDTALFVEASAIANWHATHTHCPKCGTPTMIEAGGWVRRCPQDNSEHYPRTDPAIIVTVVGPDGRLLLGGGGPVDAKNYSTLAGFVEPGESLEQAVAREIAEEVGVRVTACQYLGSQSWPFPASLMLGFTATTDDAVARPDGVEVTRARWFSREELQAAVLSGEITISTRLSIARSLIEHWYGGVIEDLQP from the coding sequence ATGAGCTACACCGAGTCGCCGGCGCCGGCAAACCACCTGACTGACACTGTTCTTCCCGTGCCGCCGGCAAGGGTTGACCGTGGCTCGGGGGAGCGCATGAAGCCGGGCATGGTGGAGGAGCTCATCGCTTCGGGCTCCGCGAAGGCCATGGTGCTCTCGCAGAAGAACGCCCTCGTGACGCGGGACGGGCTTTGGTTCGGGGACGCCGCACCGTTGCTGGAGGAGCTCCAGGCCACCGGTGCCGGAAACGTGACTGCCATCTATCTTGGGCGCACGCTCGGGCCGTCATCCCTGGCCGAGGGCACCCAGGTGCTGCTCTACGTCGCGGACCAGCTTCCGGCGGCTGGAGCGGCCGGCATTCCGTCCGGCGTCCACGCTGCGGGCTTCCGCGACGTCGCCGCGCAGCTGGCTGCCACGGACACGGCCCTCTTCGTCGAGGCCAGCGCCATCGCCAACTGGCACGCCACGCACACCCACTGCCCCAAGTGCGGCACGCCCACCATGATCGAAGCCGGCGGCTGGGTGCGGCGCTGCCCGCAGGACAACTCGGAGCACTACCCGCGGACCGACCCCGCCATCATCGTCACTGTCGTCGGCCCGGACGGACGACTCCTGCTCGGCGGCGGAGGTCCGGTGGACGCCAAGAACTACTCCACCTTGGCCGGCTTCGTGGAGCCGGGGGAGTCCCTGGAACAGGCCGTCGCCCGCGAAATCGCAGAGGAAGTCGGCGTCCGCGTCACTGCGTGCCAGTACCTCGGCTCGCAGTCCTGGCCGTTCCCTGCCTCCCTCATGCTCGGGTTCACCGCCACCACGGACGACGCCGTTGCCCGGCCCGACGGCGTCGAGGTCACCCGTGCGCGCTGGTTCAGCCGTGAGGAACTCCAGGCAGCCGTGCTCAGCGGCGAGATCACCATCTCCACGCGCCTCTCGATCGCCCGTTCGCTCATCGAGCACTGGTACGGCGGCGTCATCGAGGACCTCCAGCCGTGA
- a CDS encoding macrolide 2'-phosphotransferase has product MRRTPLELAAVATAAVPGLTLTATAFSPDDDADFDSALLLDSEGKRWRVRSPRHPEASTRLETEFMVLRAFAPAVRAELPFLMPTIAGTVRLGPLTTFVYAHLDGSVQSIEDLSAGGDSLAGEIGGALAAVHDLPLSLVNNADLPSYSANEFRQRKLNELDQAATTGKIPPALLRRWEHALEEVALWRFNPCVVHGDLHEDNLMVHDGKVSALTGWTELRIGDPADDFAWLVASNENTFVQAVLHHYTQARRDTPDTHLLRRAALLAEFALAQYLVKAIAAGHQDMTAEAEGMLRSLAEDIVEHGGMPLTEEEAPETGANVTVTDIPKDSPAPVTVAAAQEHGAVTVTSVPEEDTDRAAEGAGGAAAAEKAASFEATPASEASAPEPTVDAPAQPAQPAQDAETETPDGGSSGSSASGTPVEDTATAAITVVDPPASQGTNRP; this is encoded by the coding sequence GTGAGAAGAACCCCGCTCGAACTGGCCGCTGTTGCAACTGCGGCGGTGCCCGGCCTGACCCTGACGGCCACCGCTTTTTCCCCCGATGACGACGCCGATTTCGATTCGGCGCTGTTGCTCGATTCGGAGGGAAAACGTTGGCGGGTCCGTTCGCCGCGCCATCCGGAGGCCAGTACCCGCCTTGAGACCGAGTTCATGGTCCTTCGCGCTTTCGCCCCTGCCGTCCGGGCAGAACTTCCCTTCCTCATGCCCACCATCGCCGGTACGGTCCGGCTGGGCCCGCTGACCACCTTCGTATACGCGCACCTTGACGGCAGCGTGCAAAGCATCGAGGATCTCTCGGCAGGCGGCGACTCCCTGGCCGGGGAAATCGGCGGTGCTCTCGCGGCCGTGCATGACCTGCCGTTGTCCCTCGTGAACAACGCCGACCTTCCGAGCTACTCGGCCAATGAATTCCGGCAGCGCAAGCTCAATGAACTGGACCAGGCCGCCACCACCGGGAAGATCCCGCCCGCCCTGCTGCGCCGCTGGGAGCACGCCCTCGAGGAAGTGGCGCTCTGGCGTTTCAACCCCTGCGTGGTCCACGGCGACCTGCACGAGGACAACCTCATGGTTCACGACGGGAAGGTCAGCGCCCTCACGGGGTGGACGGAGCTGCGGATCGGCGACCCAGCGGACGACTTTGCCTGGCTGGTGGCATCCAACGAGAACACCTTCGTCCAGGCCGTTCTGCACCATTACACGCAGGCCCGCCGGGACACCCCGGACACCCACCTCCTCAGGCGTGCCGCGCTCCTGGCCGAGTTCGCCCTGGCCCAGTACCTGGTCAAGGCGATCGCCGCCGGCCACCAGGACATGACGGCCGAAGCCGAAGGCATGCTTCGCTCGCTCGCCGAGGACATCGTGGAACACGGTGGAATGCCGCTTACCGAGGAGGAGGCCCCGGAGACCGGCGCAAACGTCACCGTGACGGACATTCCGAAAGACAGCCCGGCACCCGTAACGGTCGCTGCCGCCCAGGAGCACGGCGCCGTGACTGTCACGTCCGTGCCTGAAGAGGACACGGATCGCGCAGCCGAAGGCGCGGGAGGAGCTGCTGCCGCGGAGAAGGCCGCAAGCTTCGAGGCCACGCCTGCATCCGAAGCATCGGCACCAGAGCCCACCGTTGACGCGCCGGCACAGCCGGCGCAGCCGGCGCAGGACGCCGAAACGGAAACGCCCGACGGCGGGTCTTCCGGGAGCTCCGCTTCCGGGACTCCCGTGGAGGACACCGCGACGGCGGCCATCACCGTGGTGGACCCTCCTGCTTCCCAGGGAACGAACCGCCCCTAA
- a CDS encoding ATP-dependent DNA helicase, with protein MTTEILAGIASGAIGGPAPLPEPRFSPTELAAILGESNRPTEEQAAIIASPLTPRLVIAGAGSGKTATMADRVVWLVANGWVRPEEVLGVTFTRKAAGELASRIRAKLATLQRVAAADDGGLGFPEGLLNADDLEPKVSTYHSYASGIVSDYGLRLGIERDVVLLGGAQAWQLASEVVESYDGEYEHFTAAKSTLVNAVMQLAGECAEHLQDPADVREWVLERVQTFEELPYVAGAKKNPTQAALTMSAMLRTRASVADMVTRYQDAKRTRGVLDFGDLVALAARIASDIPLAAENERARYKVVLLDEFQDTSHAQLVLFSRLFGGGHAVTAVGDPNQSIYGFRGASAGQLFHFVQEFPVLDESAGRGAESYSVAPTSYLTTAWRNGRNILAAANLISAPLNMAAAGQGPAGERGKAKNVSVPALQPSPAALDGGVVLGRFGTDVDEAAALARDVRRYRRTVFETDKDGTAVRPTMAVLCRRRAQMDCLRREFEVQGIPYEIVGLGGLLDTPEIVDLVATLRVLADPGRSDALMRLLAGARWRLGPADLMAFSDWSRFLARRRARPEAGQAGIDADESLTETVVQSDITDAASLVEALDFLPRPGWVSGHGRSLSEPALERLALLSEELRALRSFIGDDLTTLLGEVERAMLLDIEVAAKPGTSIHQARRNLDAFHDAAAGFLQTSQRIDLLAFLGWLEAAAVEERGLDVAAAEANREAVQLLTVHASKGLEWDVVFVPGLNAGSFPSSRDSRWSSGAAALPWPLRGDKADLPQWDLDQVDQKGWLDAEKDFKADVQHHGEAEERRLAYVAYTRAKFVLWTSSAAWNGSRAGISEMSPFLAELAPLAGIDHRGPEGAQGPAAPQPSAAHAAVVHGDSVAEESLPEESPLTSTLEVALFPYDPLEGPSDPRTGERLRLVPGRRAAMDASAALVRAAIHDRAAIQDPEAEAPEHPDAESLQGAAAGWAAEAELLLERRRRRSTTQDVHLPGHISASMFVDLGDDPAAVLSQLRRPVPREPGISARKGTAFHAWVEEYFGTTGMLDLGEAPGSDSHIDEAYGLDDMVATFKESEWAHRAPAFVEVAVETRIGDVVVRGRIDAVFRSADGRWELVDWKTGRRPSGKQLGIRAVQLAVYRLAWARLKGVPLEDVSAAFYYVADDAVVRPHDLGTAEELENIISRALEGQGLPEKVRAGA; from the coding sequence ATGACCACCGAAATTCTGGCAGGCATCGCTAGCGGTGCCATCGGCGGGCCCGCTCCGCTTCCGGAGCCACGGTTCTCGCCGACCGAGCTTGCCGCCATCCTGGGCGAATCGAACCGGCCCACCGAGGAACAAGCCGCCATCATCGCATCGCCCCTGACACCGCGGCTCGTGATCGCCGGTGCGGGCTCCGGGAAGACGGCCACCATGGCGGACCGCGTTGTGTGGCTCGTCGCCAACGGCTGGGTGCGTCCCGAGGAAGTCCTGGGAGTCACCTTCACCCGCAAAGCCGCTGGCGAACTCGCAAGCCGCATCCGGGCCAAGCTCGCCACTCTGCAGCGCGTCGCGGCCGCCGACGACGGAGGGCTCGGCTTTCCCGAGGGACTGCTGAACGCCGACGACCTTGAACCCAAGGTCTCCACCTACCACTCCTATGCGAGCGGCATCGTTTCCGACTACGGCCTGCGGCTGGGCATCGAGCGCGACGTTGTGCTGCTCGGCGGAGCGCAAGCGTGGCAGTTGGCCAGCGAGGTCGTGGAGTCCTACGACGGCGAGTACGAGCACTTCACCGCCGCGAAATCCACGCTGGTGAATGCCGTCATGCAGCTGGCCGGCGAATGCGCCGAACACCTGCAGGATCCGGCCGATGTCCGCGAATGGGTGCTGGAAAGGGTCCAGACCTTTGAAGAGCTGCCTTATGTCGCCGGCGCCAAGAAGAATCCCACGCAGGCTGCCCTCACGATGTCGGCGATGCTGCGGACCCGGGCCAGCGTGGCCGACATGGTGACGCGGTACCAGGACGCCAAACGGACCCGCGGCGTGCTCGATTTCGGCGACCTGGTGGCTCTGGCCGCGCGCATCGCCAGTGACATCCCCTTGGCAGCGGAAAACGAACGCGCCAGGTACAAGGTGGTGCTCCTGGACGAGTTCCAGGACACCTCGCACGCCCAGCTGGTGCTCTTTTCCCGGCTCTTCGGCGGCGGGCATGCCGTCACTGCCGTGGGCGACCCCAACCAGTCGATCTACGGCTTCCGTGGCGCCTCCGCCGGACAGCTGTTCCATTTTGTGCAGGAATTCCCCGTCCTCGATGAATCGGCGGGCCGCGGGGCGGAGTCCTATTCCGTGGCGCCGACGTCTTATCTGACCACCGCCTGGCGCAACGGCCGCAACATCCTGGCCGCCGCCAACCTCATCTCGGCCCCGCTCAACATGGCAGCCGCCGGGCAGGGCCCGGCAGGGGAGAGGGGCAAGGCCAAGAACGTGTCCGTGCCTGCCTTGCAGCCGAGTCCCGCCGCACTGGATGGCGGCGTCGTCCTGGGGCGATTCGGCACTGACGTGGATGAGGCCGCGGCGCTGGCAAGGGACGTCCGCCGATACCGGCGCACGGTTTTCGAAACGGACAAGGACGGCACAGCAGTACGGCCCACCATGGCCGTCTTGTGCCGCCGGCGCGCCCAGATGGACTGCCTCCGGCGCGAGTTCGAGGTCCAGGGAATTCCCTATGAGATCGTCGGGCTCGGTGGACTGCTGGACACCCCCGAGATCGTTGACCTCGTGGCCACCCTGCGCGTCCTCGCCGACCCCGGCCGCTCGGACGCCCTGATGAGGCTCCTTGCCGGGGCCAGATGGCGCCTCGGTCCCGCAGACCTGATGGCCTTCAGCGACTGGTCCAGGTTCCTGGCCCGCCGCCGCGCCAGGCCCGAGGCCGGCCAGGCCGGGATCGACGCCGACGAATCCCTCACCGAGACCGTCGTCCAGAGCGACATCACGGACGCAGCAAGCCTCGTTGAGGCGCTGGACTTCCTGCCGCGGCCGGGCTGGGTATCGGGCCATGGCCGCTCGCTGAGCGAGCCGGCGCTCGAACGCCTTGCCCTGCTGTCGGAGGAGCTGCGGGCGCTGCGCAGTTTCATCGGTGACGACCTCACCACACTCCTGGGAGAAGTGGAGCGCGCCATGCTCCTGGACATCGAGGTCGCCGCGAAGCCCGGCACCAGCATCCACCAGGCACGCCGCAACCTCGACGCCTTCCACGATGCAGCGGCCGGATTCCTGCAGACCTCGCAGCGGATCGACCTGCTGGCGTTCCTCGGCTGGCTGGAAGCTGCCGCAGTCGAAGAACGCGGCCTCGACGTGGCCGCCGCGGAAGCAAACCGGGAAGCGGTCCAGCTGCTGACAGTCCACGCCTCCAAGGGTCTGGAATGGGACGTTGTCTTTGTGCCCGGGCTCAATGCCGGCTCCTTCCCCAGCAGCCGGGATTCCCGGTGGAGCAGCGGCGCGGCAGCCCTGCCATGGCCGTTGCGCGGGGACAAGGCCGATCTCCCGCAGTGGGACCTGGACCAGGTGGACCAGAAGGGCTGGCTCGACGCCGAGAAGGACTTCAAGGCCGACGTCCAGCACCACGGCGAAGCGGAAGAACGCCGGCTGGCCTACGTGGCCTACACCCGCGCGAAGTTCGTGCTGTGGACGTCCAGCGCGGCATGGAATGGTTCGCGCGCAGGCATCTCGGAGATGTCGCCCTTCCTGGCAGAGTTGGCGCCGCTGGCCGGAATCGACCACCGCGGACCCGAAGGAGCGCAAGGGCCGGCCGCCCCGCAGCCTTCGGCAGCACACGCCGCCGTGGTCCATGGGGACTCAGTGGCCGAGGAGTCCCTTCCGGAGGAGAGCCCCCTGACCAGCACCCTGGAAGTGGCGCTGTTCCCCTATGACCCGCTCGAGGGCCCCAGCGATCCACGGACCGGCGAAAGGCTCCGTCTGGTGCCGGGGCGGCGCGCCGCCATGGACGCCTCCGCAGCCCTCGTGCGCGCTGCCATTCATGACCGCGCAGCCATCCAGGACCCTGAAGCCGAGGCACCGGAGCACCCGGACGCCGAGTCCCTGCAGGGCGCAGCCGCAGGATGGGCCGCAGAGGCAGAGCTCCTCCTGGAGCGCCGCCGGCGCCGATCAACCACCCAGGACGTGCACCTTCCCGGCCACATCTCGGCGTCGATGTTTGTGGACCTCGGCGACGACCCCGCCGCAGTGCTTTCCCAGCTCCGCCGCCCCGTACCGCGGGAGCCGGGCATTTCGGCCCGCAAAGGCACGGCCTTCCATGCCTGGGTGGAGGAGTACTTCGGAACCACCGGCATGCTGGACCTGGGCGAAGCCCCAGGCTCGGATTCCCACATCGACGAGGCCTATGGCCTCGATGACATGGTCGCCACGTTCAAGGAATCCGAGTGGGCCCACCGTGCCCCCGCGTTCGTCGAGGTGGCGGTGGAAACAAGGATCGGCGACGTGGTTGTCCGCGGGCGCATCGATGCCGTTTTCCGCAGCGCCGACGGGCGGTGGGAGCTTGTTGACTGGAAGACGGGGCGGCGTCCCTCGGGGAAGCAGCTCGGCATCCGTGCCGTGCAGCTGGCCGTCTACCGGCTGGCCTGGGCCCGCCTCAAGGGAGTTCCCCTGGAGGACGTCAGCGCCGCGTTCTACTACGTCGCTGACGATGCCGTGGTCCGCCCCCATGACCTCGGCACGGCAGAGGAACTGGAGAACATCATCAGCCGGGCCCTGGAGGGCCAGGGCCTCCCGGAGAAAGTTCGGGCCGGCGCTTAG
- a CDS encoding ATP-dependent DNA helicase → MTAPASKTRQAPGGLRLLPPRGNHHAAPVLSPDQLAVVELRQGSGPVLVPGAPGTGKSTVLVEAAVRRVQQDSVDPERILILAPGRHAADALRDAFTGRLDRSLSTTPARTWASYAFDLIRRAKAEGVLPLQRQPKLLSGPEQDLIIKELLDGHSVPGSKLPWPEELSAALPTRGFRDEVRQLFDRIIESGRTSDDLVGLAYECGRPDWMAAAELYAEYRDVLDLRMPEAFDPAGIITAARQIFQDSPGFLAAERERLQLILVDDIQEANPAVFELLADIAEGKDVLVASSPDTVVQGFRGARPDLVAELPGLLRAGGPAVRELPLWQTHRHRPLVAEAWTRVAARISQRSGGQLARRLEQPEEGTQAPRAGAPQPDNGPSTPEGRVEGHVLPSPVHELRYVAQRILEAQLHEDREFGDIAVIVRNGGQIAQLQRYLVGQGIPVRVPVADTAVRDEVAVRPLLEIFGVVLDQELLTPEAAVSLLTSRIGGATAIELRRLRQSLRREELLGGGGRSSDALLVEALLEPGALATLGVEGSSARRLARMIQAGQAAAAAAGANAETVLWALWQATGLSSRWAEAALDGGAAGSRADRDLDAMMALFYTAERFVDQLPGAGPEQFLEYLLSQELPMDTLAARAQLEESVELMTPASAAGREWPMVVVAGLQEGVWPNTRLRGELLGSTLFADAVEHGVEHALQRGPQSRLRDIRYDELRSFSTAVSRARDVLICTAVSSEDEQPSAFLDYAAPLPPDTYLRDFTPVDRPLTLRALVAELRQSVQLGISGASAGDADGAGSAGASPEAKEAARVLARLATEAHPVPGAHPDSWWGLAPLSSSEPVVPAGGTVFVSPSKVESVHKSPLDWFVQAAGGEAATDFARSLGTLVHGIAQELPDASGSEYVAELVRRWPSLGMKDNWEGKLDFRRAELMVRKLAQYVLLMRSEGRSLLGVEHDFEVALPDVRLGGPLDGQERGPEDSAEVDATRHAVLRGQVDRLEIDAAGRLVIVDLKTGKHQPGKAEVARHPQLGAYQAAVLQGAFKDADAGENGPEHSPAPEDHRPGGAVLAQLGTSTKSPAIQQQEALDPQDNWAQDLVNEAAVLMAAGTFEARHDPAKGSHGGHGCRLPDVCPLCARGKQVTE, encoded by the coding sequence GTGACCGCTCCAGCCTCGAAAACACGCCAAGCCCCGGGTGGGCTTCGTCTGCTCCCTCCGCGTGGAAACCACCATGCGGCGCCGGTCCTTTCGCCTGACCAGCTCGCCGTCGTCGAACTCCGGCAGGGATCGGGTCCTGTGCTGGTGCCTGGCGCGCCGGGTACCGGCAAGTCCACGGTGCTCGTGGAAGCCGCGGTCCGGCGCGTTCAGCAGGACTCCGTGGATCCCGAACGGATCCTGATCCTGGCCCCGGGCCGGCACGCCGCGGACGCCCTGCGGGACGCGTTCACGGGCCGGCTGGACCGGAGCCTGAGCACCACACCGGCACGGACGTGGGCCTCGTATGCCTTCGATCTGATCCGGCGGGCCAAGGCGGAGGGCGTCTTGCCGCTGCAGCGCCAGCCCAAGCTGCTGTCCGGCCCGGAACAGGACCTCATCATCAAGGAGCTGCTGGACGGGCATTCCGTCCCCGGCTCTAAACTTCCCTGGCCGGAGGAACTCTCGGCAGCACTCCCTACGCGCGGCTTCAGGGATGAGGTCCGCCAGCTCTTTGACCGCATCATCGAATCCGGACGCACCTCCGATGACCTCGTAGGCCTGGCCTATGAATGCGGCCGCCCCGACTGGATGGCCGCGGCCGAGCTCTACGCCGAGTACCGCGATGTCCTGGACTTACGCATGCCGGAAGCCTTCGACCCCGCCGGCATCATCACGGCGGCACGCCAGATCTTCCAGGACTCCCCGGGCTTCCTGGCTGCGGAACGGGAACGACTGCAGCTGATCCTGGTGGATGACATCCAGGAGGCCAACCCGGCCGTCTTCGAGCTCCTTGCGGACATCGCCGAGGGCAAGGACGTCCTGGTGGCATCCTCGCCGGACACCGTGGTGCAGGGCTTCCGCGGTGCCCGCCCCGATCTGGTCGCCGAACTCCCGGGCCTGCTCCGCGCTGGCGGGCCCGCGGTACGCGAACTGCCGCTCTGGCAGACACACCGGCACCGGCCCTTGGTGGCCGAAGCCTGGACGCGCGTGGCCGCCCGTATCTCCCAACGCTCCGGCGGCCAGCTGGCCCGCCGCCTGGAACAGCCGGAGGAAGGCACACAGGCTCCTCGCGCGGGAGCGCCGCAGCCGGACAACGGTCCGTCCACGCCGGAAGGGCGCGTGGAAGGCCACGTCCTGCCCTCCCCGGTCCATGAACTCCGCTACGTCGCCCAGCGCATCCTCGAAGCCCAGCTCCACGAGGACCGGGAATTCGGCGACATCGCCGTGATCGTGCGCAACGGCGGCCAGATCGCCCAGCTGCAGAGGTACCTCGTGGGCCAGGGCATCCCGGTCCGCGTTCCCGTGGCCGACACCGCCGTCCGCGACGAAGTCGCCGTGCGCCCCCTCCTGGAGATCTTCGGCGTCGTGCTGGACCAGGAGCTGCTCACGCCTGAAGCTGCGGTGTCGCTGCTGACGTCCCGCATCGGCGGGGCCACCGCCATCGAGCTGCGCAGGCTGCGGCAATCCCTGCGCCGCGAGGAGCTCCTCGGCGGCGGCGGACGCTCAAGCGACGCCCTCCTGGTCGAGGCACTGCTTGAACCCGGGGCGCTCGCCACGCTGGGCGTGGAGGGCAGCTCGGCGCGCAGGCTCGCCCGCATGATCCAGGCCGGCCAGGCCGCGGCCGCCGCGGCCGGAGCCAATGCCGAAACCGTGCTCTGGGCCCTGTGGCAGGCCACCGGCCTGTCCTCCCGTTGGGCAGAAGCAGCCCTCGACGGCGGGGCTGCCGGCTCCCGTGCGGACCGTGACCTGGACGCCATGATGGCCTTGTTCTACACGGCAGAGCGCTTCGTGGACCAGCTCCCCGGCGCCGGTCCCGAGCAGTTCCTCGAGTATCTGCTGAGCCAGGAACTGCCCATGGACACGCTTGCTGCCCGGGCCCAGCTGGAAGAGTCCGTGGAACTCATGACCCCGGCCAGCGCGGCCGGGCGTGAATGGCCCATGGTGGTTGTCGCCGGACTTCAGGAAGGCGTATGGCCCAACACCCGGCTCCGTGGCGAGCTGCTGGGCAGCACACTGTTCGCCGACGCCGTTGAACATGGCGTGGAGCATGCCCTGCAACGTGGCCCCCAGAGCCGGCTCCGGGACATCCGCTACGACGAGCTCCGGAGTTTCTCCACGGCCGTCTCGCGGGCACGCGACGTGCTGATCTGCACCGCTGTTTCCTCCGAGGACGAGCAGCCCTCAGCCTTCCTCGACTACGCGGCACCCCTGCCCCCGGACACGTACCTGCGTGACTTCACCCCGGTGGACCGCCCCCTGACGCTGCGCGCACTTGTGGCCGAGCTCCGGCAAAGCGTCCAGCTGGGTATCTCCGGCGCATCCGCCGGGGACGCTGATGGTGCAGGGAGCGCCGGGGCGTCACCGGAAGCCAAGGAAGCCGCCCGGGTGCTGGCCCGGTTGGCCACCGAAGCCCACCCGGTGCCGGGCGCCCACCCTGACTCCTGGTGGGGACTGGCTCCGCTCAGCAGCAGCGAACCCGTTGTGCCTGCCGGTGGGACGGTCTTCGTTTCACCGTCGAAGGTGGAGTCTGTGCACAAGTCTCCGCTGGACTGGTTCGTGCAGGCCGCCGGCGGCGAAGCCGCCACGGATTTTGCCCGGAGCCTGGGCACGCTGGTGCACGGGATCGCCCAGGAGCTGCCCGATGCTTCCGGTTCCGAGTACGTGGCCGAGCTGGTGCGCCGCTGGCCCTCATTGGGCATGAAGGACAACTGGGAAGGCAAACTGGACTTCCGTCGGGCCGAACTGATGGTCCGCAAACTGGCCCAGTACGTCCTGCTGATGCGCAGCGAGGGCAGGAGCCTGCTCGGCGTTGAACACGACTTCGAGGTAGCACTGCCGGATGTCCGGCTGGGCGGGCCGCTGGACGGACAGGAACGCGGCCCGGAAGACTCTGCTGAGGTGGACGCCACGCGCCATGCCGTGCTCCGCGGCCAGGTGGACCGCCTGGAGATCGACGCCGCGGGCAGGCTGGTGATCGTGGACCTCAAGACAGGCAAGCACCAGCCCGGCAAAGCCGAAGTGGCCCGCCACCCACAGTTGGGCGCTTACCAGGCTGCGGTGCTCCAGGGCGCCTTCAAGGACGCCGACGCAGGCGAAAACGGCCCCGAGCACTCCCCGGCACCGGAGGACCACCGCCCGGGAGGCGCTGTGCTTGCGCAGCTTGGCACTTCGACCAAGAGCCCCGCAATACAACAGCAGGAAGCGCTGGATCCCCAGGACAACTGGGCGCAGGACCTTGTCAACGAGGCCGCCGTGCTGATGGCGGCCGGAACCTTCGAAGCCCGCCATGACCCGGCCAAGGGCAGCCATGGCGGCCACGGCTGCAGGCTCCCGGACGTCTGCCCGCTGTGCGCCAGGGGAAAGCAGGTCACCGAATGA
- a CDS encoding MGMT family protein, whose product MRMEYVTAVLALVDLIPPGAAVSYGDVAELLGAGGPRQVGSVMSHYGSSVPWWRVLRASGEAPPGHEAEALRHYLAESTPLHGAYEAFSRTGEGRWRVDLTLARWAPEDADFDSIDVISDQLDRQLHKLSVPDDEMTV is encoded by the coding sequence ATGCGGATGGAGTATGTGACGGCGGTGCTTGCGCTGGTGGACCTCATCCCGCCAGGCGCTGCGGTGTCCTACGGGGACGTCGCCGAATTGCTCGGTGCCGGAGGACCCCGCCAGGTGGGCTCGGTCATGAGCCACTACGGAAGTTCCGTGCCCTGGTGGCGCGTCCTGCGGGCCAGCGGTGAGGCGCCTCCCGGGCACGAGGCGGAGGCACTGCGGCACTACCTCGCGGAATCCACGCCCCTGCATGGCGCCTACGAGGCGTTTTCGCGCACGGGCGAGGGCCGCTGGCGCGTTGACCTGACGCTGGCCCGCTGGGCCCCTGAAGACGCCGATTTCGACAGTATTGATGTGATCTCGGACCAGTTGGACCGTCAGCTTCATAAATTGTCGGTGCCCGATGATGAAATGACTGTGTGA
- a CDS encoding 3'-5' exonuclease translates to MSSWNTLPRAAFDLETTGRNSRSARIVTASVTVVDAHGDVIEAHEWLADPGVEIPVDASDVHGVTTEKARAEGRPAAEVTRELAAVLQRLFDTQVPVIAFNASYDFTVLAAESARYGVPQLSRFPVLDPYIMNKQVDRYRKGKRTLTALCEEYGVDLDNAHTSGADALATLRVLDAMAGKFPKLQMPAAKLHQLQVDWAASQAADFQQYLRRSKPAAIVEGEWPVLPPEDAGRNDF, encoded by the coding sequence ATGAGTTCCTGGAACACCCTCCCCCGCGCAGCGTTCGACCTCGAAACCACCGGACGCAACTCCCGCTCGGCACGGATCGTCACCGCCTCCGTCACGGTGGTGGACGCCCACGGCGATGTCATCGAAGCCCACGAATGGCTGGCCGATCCCGGCGTCGAGATCCCCGTGGACGCCAGCGATGTCCACGGCGTGACCACCGAGAAGGCACGTGCCGAGGGCCGTCCCGCGGCCGAGGTCACGCGAGAGCTCGCGGCTGTCCTGCAGAGGCTGTTCGACACCCAGGTCCCGGTGATCGCCTTCAACGCCAGCTACGACTTCACCGTCCTGGCGGCAGAATCCGCCCGTTACGGAGTGCCGCAGCTGAGCCGCTTCCCCGTGCTGGATCCCTACATCATGAACAAGCAGGTGGACCGCTACCGCAAGGGAAAGCGCACACTGACCGCGCTGTGCGAGGAATACGGCGTGGACCTGGACAACGCCCACACCTCCGGCGCCGATGCCCTGGCCACACTGCGCGTCCTGGACGCCATGGCAGGCAAGTTCCCCAAGCTGCAGATGCCGGCGGCCAAACTCCACCAGCTGCAGGTTGACTGGGCGGCTTCGCAGGCTGCCGACTTCCAGCAGTACTTGCGCCGGAGCAAGCCGGCGGCCATCGTCGAGGGCGAATGGCCGGTTCTTCCGCCGGAAGATGCGGGACGCAACGACTTCTAG